The genomic region GACGGCCCCGTTGGGCGCTGCTGAGCCGGAGGCGAGCCTCAGGCGGGGATGACGTTCAGCGACACGGTCGCCGAGACGTCGTCGTGCAGGCGCACGGTGACGGTGTGGGCACCGAGCGACTTGATCGGGTTCTTGACCGCGATCGTGCGCTTGTCGACCTTCTCGTCGGTGGCCGCGGTCAGCGCGTTGGCGATCTCGGTGACGGAGACGGAGCCGAACAGACGGCCACCCTCACCGGCACGGACCTTGACGGGAACCGTCTGGGCCTCGAGCTTGCCCTTGATCTCGGCAGCGTGGCCGAGGTCGCGGACGGCGCGCGAGGAGCGGGCGGCCTTGATGGACTCCACGGTCTTCTCAGCACCGCGGGTCCAGCGGATCGCGACGCCGCGCGGGACGAGGTAGTTGCGGCCGTAGCCGTCCTTCACCTCGACGACGTCGCCGGGGCCACCGAGGCCCGTGACTTCCTGGGTCAGGATGAGCTTCATCTTCCCTGATCCTCTCAGCGACCGGTGGACGTGTAGGGCAGGAGTGCAACCTCGCGCGCGTTCTTGACCGCGGTGGCCACGTCACGCTGGTGCTGGACGCAGTTGCCGGTCACGCGACGGGCGCGGATCTTGCCGCGGTCCGAGATGAACTTGCGGAGGAGCGTGGCGTCCTTGTAGTCGACGCCGGTCGCCTTCTCCTTGCAGAACTGGCAAACCTTCTTCTTGGGCTTGCGAATCACTGCCTTGGCCATTGTGGTGCTTCCTTTCTAGAAGCCCGGCTGACGCCGGAATGGTTGAGGGGTGTTCAGGTGGGGTTGATCAGAACGGAGGCTCGTCGGAGCCCACGCCGGGGGCGCCCCACGGGTCGTTGGCAGGAGCGCCACCGCCCGACGGACCGCCACCCTGGGGGCCAGGAGTGGCCCACGGGTCGTTGCCGGCCGCGGCAGGCTGCGGACGGGACTGCTGCTGGCCGCCACCGGAGTAGCCGCCACCCCCGCCGCCACCGGAGTAGCCGCCGCCGCCACCGCCGCCGCCCGAGCGGGAGGCCCGGGTGACCTTGGCCGTGGCGAACGCGAGCGCGGGGCCGACCTCGTCGACCTCGAGCTCCATCACGGTGCG from Nocardioides sp. dk884 harbors:
- the rplI gene encoding 50S ribosomal protein L9; its protein translation is MKLILTQEVTGLGGPGDVVEVKDGYGRNYLVPRGVAIRWTRGAEKTVESIKAARSSRAVRDLGHAAEIKGKLEAQTVPVKVRAGEGGRLFGSVSVTEIANALTAATDEKVDKRTIAVKNPIKSLGAHTVTVRLHDDVSATVSLNVIPA
- the rpsR gene encoding 30S ribosomal protein S18 — translated: MAKAVIRKPKKKVCQFCKEKATGVDYKDATLLRKFISDRGKIRARRVTGNCVQHQRDVATAVKNAREVALLPYTSTGR
- a CDS encoding single-stranded DNA-binding protein, with translation MAGETVITVVGNLVDDPELRFTPSGAAVANFRIASTPRTFDRQTNEWKDGEALFLSCSVWRQAAENVAESLQRGMRVIVQGRLKQRSYETREGEKRTVMELEVDEVGPALAFATAKVTRASRSGGGGGGGGYSGGGGGGGYSGGGQQQSRPQPAAAGNDPWATPGPQGGGPSGGGAPANDPWGAPGVGSDEPPF